The genomic DNA CTGAAGAGTTAACAATTGCATTAGGAGAGCACGGATATCCCCCGCGACCCCCCTCACCGCCCGTTCGGATGCAAATGACGGGCATTCAAAGGCAGAGCATTTGCGCAGCTTTGAAGAGGAAGAGCACAGGCggcaggagaaagaaagaaagagaaaaaaagaaaccgCTACTGATGGCGGAAGGGAGAAAGAATCCTGAATCGACTGCCAAATCTGTGTACGGCGGTGCCGAGCTTTCGGACCGCGCTGGCCCGGCTCGCCGGGGTGGGGTGGCCCCGGTGGGGTCCGTCCGCCCTGTGACTCCTGCCGAGGAAACAGAGAAGGGGGGAAAACCGCGGGAGCgagaaggggaagaggggaaattCCAGCCGGGGCAAAAGTTAGAGCGGAGCCGGGGAATGCGAAGAACGACTGATCCCCCGGCTCAAAGGCCGGAGCGGAAAAAGGAAAGTCCTGCCTGCGGCTCCCCAAGCCGCCCTGCTTCCGACAATCCTGCTCGGCGGTGGCAGGGAATCATACGGGAGGCTTTGGTAGAGGGTGAGTTTATTCCACAAACGTTCCTGGTAATCGCTGCCCCCGGTAATCCAAACCAACACCAGTGGGTGGGGCTGGACTGGAAGCTCATCCGAGAAGGGCAAAAGGCTGTAATGCAGTATGGATTAACTAATTTGTATGTGCAAACCTTGCTGGACCACATTTTTACTAGTGGTTTAATGGCTCCGTTTGATTGTAGAAAGCTGGCAGAAATCTTTTTAAAACCCACACAGAGACTGCTATGGCAAGCGGACTGGGAAAGGCGTATAGATGCTGCCGTGGTTGAAAATCTTGGGCTCGCTCAAGGGCACCCTCGGCAGTTTACCACCCCAGACGTGATGTCGGGGAAAGGGCCTTTTGCTGATCCGCAAGCTCAGGCACGTTTACATACAGCAATTCTGCAGCAGTCTCAGCAGCTAGCACGGGAGGCATTCCGTGCTGTCCCAGACATGGGACTTCCGTCACCATCCCATACAACCGTTAAGCAAGAGGCAAAGGAGACTTTCATGAGTTTCATAGATTCCTTTGCAGATCGTTGGTCTCCTATTTTGCCATTGTCTGTGGCTGTGCTGAATAAGGAAAAACGTGTGATGGGTATACTGATGCAGTGGGATGGCCCAGCTAAACAGCCACTAAAGATCTTAGAGTGGGTGTTTTTACCATTCAGTTTGGGTAAATCTGTGACTATGTGAATGGAGGCTATAGCAAAAACTGCGGTGAAGGCACGGAAATGAACATTGGAAATTGCAGGAAGGGAACCCCAAAATATTCTTCTTCCATTAATTAAGGATTACTTGCAATGGTCATTACAGAATTCAGACACCTTACAATGGGCATTGTTGAATTTTCCAGGTCTCATTAGTACTCATTTTCCCCCTCgtaaattcttttctttacatCAACAGGTCGAAGGACTACCTTGGTTATCAAAGCAACTTGTAGAAGGCCTCACGGTTTTCACTGATGCCAGCCAAAAGAGTTCTAAAGCAGGTCTGACTTGGCAGGACAAAGGCAAATGGCTCAGTGAAATCCTTGAGGGACCAGGAAACTCTTTGCAGGTTCCTGAGTTGCATGCTGTTATCCTGGTATTTGAAAAATGGCCAAATGATCTTGTTAACATTGTTTCTGATTCTCTTTATGCAGTAGGTGCTGTTGAGCGCATGGAGCGATCATTACTGAAAGAAACTCGAAGCCGGCGGTTGTGGCAACTCTTTGTGCAGCTCTGGCAGTTACTTAATTCCCGCAAGCAGGATTATTTTATCACCCATATACGGAGTCACTCTGGTTTAACAGAAGGTCTGGCcttgggaaaagagaaggctaaCCAACTGGTGGCACCACTTTGGGCCTCTGCTTCTCCCAATACTGATAAGTTTGGCCAAGCCAGAAGGCCTCACGAATTTTTTTCACCAAAGCACAAAGGTTTTACACAAACAATTTGGAATATCGCTGCAGAATGCTCAAGGAATCGTCTCAACCTGTCCACAATGGCAGGGTATGATTGGTGGATTGGGTCCTGGGGTTAATCCTCGCAGCCTAGGGCCTCTGCAATTATGGCAAACTGATGTGACTATCTATGCCCCTTTTGGTCGCTTCAAACGCCTTCATGTAACCATAGATACCTTTTCTGCCATGGTCTGGGCCACTCCTATGACAAGAGAAGGGTCTCGTTTTGTCATTTGACACTGGCAAGGCTGTTTTGCCATAATGGGCTTGCCTCAGGAAATCAAGACAGATAATGAGCCAGGTTATATAGCCCAATGAACCCAAGATTTCTTGGCTCTTTGAGGAGTGAGGCATAGCACAGGCATTCCAGGTAACTCTACTGGACAAGCCATAATTGGAAGAACACATCAGGTACTCAAAGGGCTGCTTgataaacagaaaacaggagCGGATGGGCTGAGCCCATAGGACAGAGTACTGAAAGCAGTTTGTGTTACGAATCATTTACGGCTAGTAGGTACTCACAGTGACCCACCAGCATTAACACATTACTCAGGTTTGCAGCAAGATTCTGAATTGATACAGCACCGACCAAAAGTTCGTTTTAAAAATCCTATGTCAGGGTCATGGGAAGGACCTGTGGAATTATTAATGAGGGGAAGGGGTTATGCTTGTGTCATTATAGATGAAGGACCCCAATGGATACCAGTGAAATGGGCTCACCCCTGGCTTGAGAAGGACACTCTGATTCCTAATATTACCGATAAATAAACACTGGTGTTTTTTTACTTTAGGTGTTGCTGCTGCTCAAGCTCTGGTGATGCTTAATAAGGTGAGAGGTTGGACAGTCAAACAGTTAAATCAGATATTCACTGATGTAGATAGTACTAGACACAGGACGTTGCAGAATAGAACTGCTATAGATTTTTGTTATTGGCACATGGGCACAGGTGTAAGAATTGTGAAGGAAGCTTTGTAATTACTATTAGCCATGACTGTATTGCTTTGTGTTATTCCATATATAATGAAATTGGCGACCCGTTTGTTGGAAAACATAGTAAAAAAGGGTTTGGGTggtgcaagaagaaaaagggggaattgttgTAATGTATTTGAACCCTgatagtgtgccccagccaaaccacCTCCAGTTATTCTTAtcagagccctcaggaattcatcaaggttactgaaatgcaaactgtgctaaattgggaaagaagaagctgaaaaacagaatacCAAGACAGCAAGAAATAGATAAAGAAGGACTGTGCCGCACTGGACTAGAACCAatcatattttctgaaaagtgcGTGCAGAGTGTGTGGACAAGATAGAGGGACCAATCAAGTAATGAGTGATCGTGTGCACAGCAGTTGTAAAATGTGTACGTAGAGTGTTATGTAAACAATAAAATGGCTTCTGCGAAATCACATTGATTCGTGGTTCAGAAGTCCTGAGCTCCTGCAAAAACCCAGGTCAAACAATGTTGGTTTTTATTAAGTGATTACAGCTTCACAGAGGTCAGAAACAGGCTGAGAACTTCAGAGTTGAGATTACTAATTGGGGCGCTAAATTTAGAAAATTGGGAAGGTGTTTTCAAATCAATTCCCAATTCTCTCTGCAGGGTTTTCTGGAACCCTCTGCTAATCATGAGAATTTCGTCATTTTACTCAAACCAACAGGAAAATGCACCCATCCATTACTCCATCTTTTTTTTGATCAACATTAGTGCCTTGTAGGGGAGGTTGGAGCCTCAGATCCTGAAGATTTCTCTTCCAATTACCTCTTGTAAAATCTCCA from Corvus moneduloides isolate bCorMon1 chromosome 27, bCorMon1.pri, whole genome shotgun sequence includes the following:
- the LOC116435670 gene encoding uncharacterized protein LOC116435670, with product MGKGLSKEEQATFRVLQRIVSEREIKYDPEVLKGLLRWGQERGFFATLWSVVNTLEWERLGIALWDGLKETKGLSTVWKLIITVLRQIEAEKTAAAGAAARLEPGGPATAFPTFAQEFFGGVDPVIPSLPPAPAGTELQAPQPAPEPEKIEVNELPSPQPPGLPTGCPVASPEELTIALGEHGYPPRPPSPPVRMQMTGIQRQSICAALKRKSTGGRRKKEREKKKPLLMAEGRKNPESTAKSVYGGAELSDRAGPARRGGVAPVGSVRPVTPAEETEKGGKPREREGEEGKFQPGQKLERSRGMRRTTDPPAQRPERKKESPACGSPSRPASDNPARRWQGIIREALVEVGAVERMERSLLKETRSRRLWQLFVQLWQLLNSRKQDYFITHIRSHSGLTEGLALGKEKANQLVAPLWASASPNTDKFGQARRPHEFFSPKHKGFTQTIWNIAAECSRNRLNLSTMAGYDWWIGSWG